The following are encoded together in the Triticum dicoccoides isolate Atlit2015 ecotype Zavitan chromosome 6B, WEW_v2.0, whole genome shotgun sequence genome:
- the LOC119326242 gene encoding probable alkaline/neutral invertase F: MVLSPIIPPQSKVTELTDDTKYDSLNLEQKKKAWPMERHRSAEVSQAILSKIGHGGFQLCHQPQIPEIVKGGCTPISSCDPSGEFTADSNGMHRHTITDAAWEALKQSIVYFKGQPIGTLAAIDKSQAELNYDQVFMRDFVPSALAFLMKGEPTIVKNFLVETARLQSREKMVDLFKLGQGVMPASFKVHHSHPTKKTETLLADFGEIAIGRVAPVDSGLWWIFLLRAYTKYTRDSSLAESPHCQRAMRLILKLWLSEGFDTSPALLCADGCSMIDRRMGIYGYPLEIQALFFMALRCALSLLKDSNDDFVYQITKRIKALSYHLHSYYWLDFQRLNDIYRYKTEEYSQTALNKFNVIPESIPDWIFDFMPSRGGYFIGNVSPARMDFRWFCLGNFIAILSCLATGEQAEAILDLVEERWEELIGEMPLKICYPAMENQEWQIVTGCDPKNTRWSYHNGGSWPVLLWLLVAVSVKLGRPHIARNAVELMEARLAKDDFPEYYDGKTGRYIGKQSRKFQTWSVAGYLVAKMLLDDPSNLRAVSLEDDGHIREPVLKRSNSCPGLHMSH, translated from the exons ATGGTACTCTCCCCAATAATTCCCCCTCAGAGTAAGGTCACAGAACTGACGGATGATACCAAGTATGATTCCTTGAATCTGGAGCAGAAGAAAAAAGCGTGGCCTATGGAACGGCATAGATCTGCTGAAGTGAGTCAAGCAATCTTATCTAAGATAGGGCATGGTGGTTTTCAACTTTGTCATCAGCCCCAAATCCCGGAGATCGTTAAAGGTGGTTGTACACCAATATCTTCATGTGATCCTTCTGGAGAATTCACTGCAGACAGCAATGGAATGCACAGGCACACAATCACAGATGCTGCTTGGGAAGCCCTAAAGCAATCAATAGTTTACTTCAAAGGTCAGCCAATTGGGACTCTTGCTGCAATAGACAAGTCTCAGGCAGaactcaactatgaccag GTTTTCATGAGGGATTTCGTTCCTAGTGCCTTGGCTTTCTTGATGAAAGGGGAACCAACGATAGTGAAGAATTTCCTGGTAGAGACTGCTCGCCTTCAATCAAGAGAGAAGATGGTTGATCTTTTTAAGCTTGGACAGGGTGTGATGCCAGCAAGCTTCAAGGTGCACCATTCCCACCCTACGAAGAAGACTGAAACTCTGCTTGCTGATTTTGGTGAAATTGCCATCGGGCGAGTTGCTCCCGTGGATTCTGGCCTATGGTGGATTTTTCTTCTTCGTGCTTACACAAAATATACAAGGGACAGTTCTCTGGCTGAAAGTCCTCACTGCCAAAGGGCCATGCGCCTTATTCTCAAGCTGTGGCTCTCTGAAGGGTTTGATACATCTCCAGCATTACTCTGCGCTGATGGTTGCTCCATGATAGACCGTAGAATG GGTATATATGGCTATCCGCTTGAAATCCAGGCACTCTTCTTCATGGCTTTGAGATGCGCCTTGAGTTTGCTGAAAGACTCTAATGACGACTTTGTGTACCAAATAACAAAGAGGATCAAAGCTTTGAGCTACCATCTGCACAGTTACTACTGGCTCGACTTCCAAAGACTCAATGACATCTATCGCTACAAGACCGAAGAGTACTCGCAGACAGCTCTGAACAAGTTCAATGTGATCCCTGAATCGATCCCTGACTGGATATTTGACTTCATGCCTAGCCGTGGTGGCTACTTCATTGGAAATGTCAGTCCTGCAAGGATGGACTTCCGCTGGTTCTGCTTGGGCAACTTCATTGCAATCCTGTCATGTTTGGCAACTGGAGAACAAGCTGAGGCAATACTGGATCTCGTGGAGGAACGCTGGGAAGAGCTTATTGGAGAGATGCCCCTGAAGATCTGTTACCCTGCAATGGAAAACCAGGAATGGCAGATAGTCACTGGATGCGACCCAAAGAACACCAGATGGAGCTACCACAATGGAGGGTCATGGCCAG TGCTGCTGTGGCTCCTGGTGGCGGTGAGCGTGAAGCTGGGGCGGCCCCACATCGCCCGCAACGCGGTGGAGCTgatggaggcgcgtctggccaaggaCGACTTCCCCGAGTACTACGACGGCAAGACGGGGCGGTACATCGGGAAGCAGTCGCGCAAGTTCCAGACGTGGTCGGTGGCGGGCTACCTGGTGGCCAAGATGCTGCTGGACGACCCCTCCAACCTCCGCGCCGTCTCCCTGGAGGACGACGGCCACATCCGGGAGCCCGTCCTCAAGCGCAGCAACTCCTGCCCGGGCCTGCACATGTCACACTGA